The Calditerrivibrio nitroreducens DSM 19672 genome window below encodes:
- the atpE gene encoding ATP synthase F0 subunit C, whose amino-acid sequence MSKVTRILSLVAAIVAVFSVSAFAADGAAAEKSWAIYLAAGLGMGIAAFGTGLGQGKAVASAVEGISRNPGASGKIMTPMIIGLAMIESLAIYALVISLILLFVV is encoded by the coding sequence CGTATTTTAAGTTTGGTTGCTGCAATTGTGGCAGTATTTTCAGTATCAGCTTTCGCAGCAGATGGAGCAGCTGCTGAAAAATCATGGGCAATATACCTTGCTGCAGGTTTGGGTATGGGTATTGCTGCTTTTGGTACAGGTCTTGGCCAGGGCAAAGCAGTGGCAAGTGCTGTGGAAGGGATTTCAAGGAACCCAGGAGCATCAGGTAAGATTATGACTCCTATGATCATCGGTCTTGCTATGATCGAGTCTCTTGCTATTTATGCACTTGTTATCAGTTTGATACTTCTTTTTGTTGTTTAA